The Aedes albopictus strain Foshan chromosome 1, AalbF5, whole genome shotgun sequence genomic interval ttctaaaagttttaAGTTTCGCGAGTGAATGCGTGCAATTTTGTGATTTTCTTGGTGATTTGGTAGGACCaccaaattcacatttttttccaaGGAGACTCAGCGTAAGTAACCATTTTTATCCCTTGTGAAGTGACAAAAGAATTTTCTTCTCACCCATTTTTCGCGCGGTCAGGCATTGTTCTGAGATTTTATTTTATGTGACATCTTTTGCGCCAGAACAATAACCGCTTTGTTTCTTTTGTGGTGAAGAAAGTCTAAGAAGGTGACATTTTTACGATTTGTAAAGCATATAGAGAAAGCTTTTGAGAACCATTGTGTGAAACGCCATTTTGAAGAAAACTTGAGAAACATTATTGGAATTTTATCGACGATCATTTTCTTTCATACACACATTTTTGGTTTTCCACATTTCACAGCGTTTTTGCGAGGATTCCACAAccaatactgccgtgaatcgcaagtcagtcccatatgtaaaaagtaggcattgagaaaatggcctctgaagttttcaaattcgatttctatgcgaaactctaaaaaatcgccataaattgaaaacttctgcgatcaccatgaaactttcacatattgtttcaaacgtggaaacgcaacagtgaaaaatataaaactggctaaaatagtgttaggttttgtactggagggtgcacaagttcgtaatgggactgacttgcgattacatttcattatgggacaatctgacttggtgttgtttttcaattttactgaacaaactatatatttttttgcacgcagctgaaagaacATCctaagaaagctcgaaaacggccattaactcatttttgcccaaaatgcagatgggactgacttgcgattcacggcagaataCCAGCATAAAATTTCTCAGTGTGAACCGTTTGCCGAAAGTACATCAGTGACCGGGAACGCAAAAAGGGAAAAAGTGacggatttgacagttcgacaacGCGAGTGTGCGTACGGCGATCAACGAGCTCGACCATCGATATCACCACTACCGACAACCCGAGTATCGGAGCCAGTCGGTCGGCGATTGTTTACCGTGAAGTCGaggaaaagtgcatcgaaaagtGCATCTGAGGAGGTCAACGAACCGTATCGAACGAGTGTGCGGCCGTCGGTTAGCTGATTGTGTTGTGTGCCGGTGGAGAACGAGTGATTTTGTGCATCGGGGTTGTGgagttgctgctgctgccgcattGCATCGAGTGCATCGGAGGAAACCTGTTTATTTACAACGAGTGGCTGCTGCTgagaggattttttaagaaaagtgcATCGGTGGAGAAAATTTCAAACGGATTTTGTTGCTGTGTGCTGCTTTGGTGCCGATTTTGGATTTTTTGGTGTGCAACCGCATTTGGTGTGCATTTTTTGGATCGTCTGGTGCTTTGTTGAAACAGGTAcgtggttttgtttttgttttgatttttttttgcgaggatttgttttatatttttgatttttattgattttgtgttttgtttgggtccaattttaattttgattttgtgtTAAAATTTTGTGCGTTTCTTTGGAAAGGATGACTTTGACATCGATTGCTGATCCTTTCGTCCCTTACTCTATGCCATTCAGCCAGTACCAAGAACAGCTGgaatggattttcaagcacaacgAATTTCCGGAAGAGCGTTATAAAACGTCATTCCTGGCAGTCTGTGGAAAGGAAATTTTCACAGAACTGAAAAGACTGTTTCCAGGAAAGAATTTTAATGATCTAACGTACAAACAAATGACTGATGAACTGAAAAAGCGTTACGATAAGAACGATTCAGCTGTTGTGCATAGTTATAAATTTTGGACTAAAAGGCAAGGTAGGAATGAGTCGCTGGAGGATTTTGTGATTACAGTCAAGAATTTGGCTGAAAGATGCGATTTTGGAGAGTTTAAGGATAGGGCGATTCGTGACATGCTTGTCATTGGAGTGAACGACACTCAGTTACAGAAACGGTTGTGCGATGAAGAGGATTTGTCTGCAGCTAAAGCAGAGCGGTTGATTCTTAATTCAGAGATATCAGCCAGTAGGACGAAACAATTAAACCACGACGATGACAGGCGCGTTAGCGTAGTGGCCAGATTGGGTTACCGATCTGACGTTTCGCGGTCCAGAAACCGATTCCGGGGCCGCAGCCGCAGTTTTGATAGAAACCGATCTTTTTCGTCTAGGAGTAGAAGCAACGGTAGACAAGACAGTAGATACCAAAGCAAAAGAGGCGCAAGATCAGGTAAACCTGTTTACCTTTGTTCCTTTTGTAGAAAAACCGGACATACGAGGAAATTTTGTTATCGTTTGCATGGAAAAAGCCCGAGTAAGAGTAAAGCCAGTGTAAAATTCATAGATTCTCCAAAACCATCTTCCAGTTCCAAAAACTCAGGACTATTTAAGCGACTGAAGAAAGATTTAGACAATGATTCAGACTATTCTGATGGCATGCCTTGCCTCATGATCTCGTCAGTCAACAAAATCAGTGATCCCTGCTATGTGGAGGTTTTAATCAACAGAAAGCGTTTAACCATGGAGATCGATTGTGGGTCAGCGGAGAGCGTAATTTCAGAGGAGCtgtatttgagaaattttgcgaGCTGTGAACTGCAGCGTTGCAACAAGAAACTTGTTGTAATTGACGGTAACAAACTGAAGGTTGTTGGAAAAATTTGCGTTGATGTACAGCTCGCTGGAAACCGGAAACAACTGACCATGGTTGTTTTACGCTGCAATAACGATTTCATCCCGCTGGTAGGCCGAAAATGGTTGGACGAATTCTATTCCGGATGGCGAAACACTTTTACCAACCCTCCTTTGACAGTCGGGAACATTGACGTGGCTGACGAGCAAACAGTTATTGATGAAGTAAAGAATTTCTCTTGGGGGAAGGATAGTGTTGGCGCATAAGCGTCAgcttaaactatcttttaactcTCGTCGTAAGGGAACCCTAATTTTCCCACATGAGAGTGAGGCAATCCTTATGCCTGATCCAGCACCCATTTTGTCACCAGAAAGAAATCCAGAAGCAGCACCAGTTTCGTCATCTATAGAAGCACCATTTTTGTCGACGTCATCGAATGTTTTGTCACCGACTTTAAGAAGAAATAGTAGTGAATTACAAAGAAGAAGTAAGAGGAGACGGGAAGAAGAAGATCCCGAATCCGACGAGCAATCTACTCAAGATTTCGAATTTTATGGCTACCCAGCCGATTCTTTCATTTTCTCAAGCTTAGAAACTCAAGAAGATTTACAGCATGAAGAAGAACAAGATCCACTCCCAGTGGTTCCGATTAGGCGTTCTAAAAGAAGAAATAAGAAAAGAAGGAAAAGTGATTTTGTCTACTATTCGTAGAATCGAACTAATTAGTGAATTTTCAAATTGTATAAATGTATAGTTCTGTTGTATATAGTTAAGCATAAATATTGTGCATTCGAGTATTGAAGTTTTAGATAAATGAATTGTGttgtaaatattttgaaatttaatGAATTAGTTTTTTACTAAAGGATGGAGGAGTTGTGGTAACCCTATGCGAACGCTTGAGAACTCGCTCAGAGAAGCGAGATAGTAGAAAGAGAGAAAGGGGAATTTAGGAGATATTCAGAATTGTACCGAGTAGGAGAAATATACTACGATCAGAAGTTTTGTGACAACCAACCGAACAAGACGTATTTTATTCAAAGTCTGTAAGAACAGAAGTCTTTGTCCTCCCACTTTACTAGATTGTTCAGTCGCAACCCTTTGTTCCCTtcgatccgggacgggccggACATTTCAGACTAACCCTTCCCGTCTTTCCGGAACGCCTAGCTGGGTTCAACTTACCAACTTTACTGCCGCGCCGGCTTTCGGGGGTAAACAACCGCCGGTCGtcgagtgctcaaagaacactaagttgaagcgaggcaggccaagtcccagtggggacgtcgagccataaagaagaaaaagaaccgCCGGTCGTCAAGCACCCAGGGATCGTATCCCTGGCGATTATGGGTAAACAAGGTTAGCAATGGGAAATTTTATTACCCATATTCGGGTAAGCTGGCTTTAGTGTGTAtcctaaataaacaaataaacgtcATCCAAATGTATACATAATTAAACAAACAAATGATTTGTTGTAGTTTATATCTTACAAAATATTTAAATAGATTTTAAATCTTTCAACTCAgaaacttataaattattcagTGGTGTACGAATTGTTTAGTAAGTTCTTATTGTGTAATTAATCATGGCTTCAGAAACGGCCAAACACAAAAGGAAACGAAAAGAAatagaaagttctcacgaaatATGCCGCCTTTGTATGAGcacagaatctctggaagatgtgTTCGAGGTGGAAGGCCTCCGACAATGGATTTCGGATTATTTATCAATTCTGGTATGTTGTGACCCATCGGATATGCTATTCTTTAAACATTGTTTTATTTACTGAATTAACTTCTTCAATTTCAGATTTCCTCAGCGGATAAACTGAGCCATACAATCTGCACCATTTGCCGGATACAGCTGGCCGAATTCCACCAGTTTCGGATGCGTTGCGAGGAAGTGCAAGCCACATTGCTGTCCATGGGTTCGACTGAAGAAGGCGaaggtgaagaagaagaagaggagatGGCGGAGACTCCAAAAGTGGTGTCCCCTCCGCACTGTATCGTAAGTAGACGCCGAGGCGATCCAATCAAAGGGGTGCTAGAAATGGGCGACCAATACCATTGTGGGACCTGCTGGAAGGTGTTCGACGAACGGCGAAAAATAAAGGATCACATGCGGACCCATGGCCCGAAGAAGTACGCATGTGAGCACTGCGGCAAAGCCTATCCGTTGCGGTGAGTAATACAAATACTGTGGTATGtgtaggcagggatgggaacactcacttgcagagagttacactcacttgatgttttatcagctcagaagcgtgcaattaagaaatgatgtatggacgacttttgcctcgtggttttgtctaaaagtttgccgaacatagtaggtgtcgcacacgtatatcaaagtcgtgactgagctgtgaaagcaactctccacgaggtgagtgtaatttacattcacctcgtggagagttgccttcgtagctccttcacgacttcggtatgcgtgtgagacccctactctattgggcaaacttttaaacaaaaccacaaggcaaaagtcgtccatacatcatttcttaattgcacgcttccgagctgagaaaacatcaagtgagtgtaactctctgaaagtgagtgttcccatccttgtgtgTAGGTAGGTGTGCAAGGTTTGTTGCAAAATGAAGATTGTAACGACACGAGTCAAATTTGATTTGTAGTGAAAATTGATTTTAAATTCTCAATATTTTCAGTCGCTATTTGGTTGTTCACATGAAGTGTCACAGCACTCAGCTTGAGCAAGAGTCCATCGACGAGAAGAATCAAAACGTGTATGATCGTCAGGTCATCAAAGTTGAACCACGTGAAGAAGTGGATTTACCAGCTGAGTCGCAAAGCTTGAAAAATGGAACAGACACAGAGGAGACAATTGAGTCAGCAGATGACAGGATTGAGATCGAACATGTAAAACTTGAAAAACCTTCTGACGACGACGATACGGAAACGGAGAGTGCAGTGTCTAAAAATTGTGGATTTGAACCATATGCTGATGAGTGAGTTATCAGGAAAATACTGGCCTTGAACAATCATTTCGTTATTTCTTTCATATTGTTTCAGACGTGATCTACACTCCGAATGTCATCTGGACAATGTGAAAACTGCGTTAGCCAAGAGCAAAGATCGGATAAAAACCGAAATGGAAGAAGTATGTGAGGATCTGAAGGATGATGTGAACGACTCTCGTGTTAGCGTCCAACAAGAAAAGAAAACGGAGTACCCGCAAGAGGAACAGCTATATCGTTGCGATAAGTGCAGCAAAGCGTTTACGACAAAGCAGAAAATAAGGGACCACTTGAGGCTGGTACATGGAGAGAAGAAACACAAATGCTCCTTTTGCGGCAAGGGATTTGTCTTAACGTAAGTTACCAGCTGTTATTTAGTGAGTGCACGTAGTTCTTTAGTCTGCCGTGGTAATCATTGGCCTAGCAATCTTACGTGCTTTACTTACATGCGGGAAGCTGGTGTTCTCAAGTTACAAACAGACCTTGGGCTCTCTTTCCAAGAGGCCTAGAAAGTCTGGAGCAGCGTGAAAAACGAGGAGGGTGTTTGAAGCGGACTTCATTACGACTACGTCTACAGCCCCTAGGCGTCTCATCCAGGAAAGTCACATCAGAACAACTATGAAGTTAACCTCTAATAGAGGTGGACGGAGCAAAGCCTTCTAAAGGACAAACCGTGGGCAAGAAGTAGAAAGCTCCTGAAACTACTTAGAAAGTATTGGGCAGCCTTGGGGTGATAAAATGATAGGAAAATCGACTTGGTTGATGGTTCAACTTGCTTATGTGCCTATCTTCTTCTCGTATGTTTCACAGTTCGAGCCGAACTTGAGGCTTTGTCAACACGTCATTCAGCGTATTCTTCGTCGAGAACCCCTTTCGATTTGGATGAACTCTTCCGGTTTCTCTGGTCGCCCTTGGTGTCCGATTCTTGGTCACAGGCTTGCCTTCGGCACTCCCTGTGCTAGTGGCCTGACTTTTTGCAGTAGAGGCAAACGATGACCTCATTCCGGATTTAGTCTTCAGAATGGATTCGTCGAAACTACCCTACCTCGACACTTTGTCGGTGAGCTTGGTTTTCACGAGGTCCAGCGTCAACTCGTCGAACGCCCGACTCTACAACGATCGTTAGAATGTTGAAAAGCATCATCTGCAGTTTTTCATCCAGCTTcgggca includes:
- the LOC134285784 gene encoding uncharacterized protein LOC134285784 — translated: MTLTSIADPFVPYSMPFSQYQEQLEWIFKHNEFPEERYKTSFLAVCGKEIFTELKRLFPGKNFNDLTYKQMTDELKKRYDKNDSAVVHSYKFWTKRQGRNESLEDFVITVKNLAERCDFGEFKDRAIRDMLVIGVNDTQLQKRLCDEEDLSAAKAERLILNSEISASRTKQLNHDDDRRVSVVARLGYRSDVSRSRNRFRGRSRSFDRNRSFSSRSRSNGRQDSRYQSKRGARSGKPVYLCSFCRKTGHTRKFCYRLHGKSPSKSKASVKFIDSPKPSSSSKNSGLFKRLKKDLDNDSDYSDGMPCLMISSVNKISDPCYVEVLINRKRLTMEIDCGSAESVISEELYLRNFASCELQRCNKKLVVIDGNKLKVVGKICVDVQLAGNRKQLTMVVLRCNNDFIPLVGRKWLDEFYSGWRNTFTNPPLTVGNIDVADEQTVIDEVKNFSWGKDSVGA
- the LOC109424820 gene encoding zinc finger protein 62 homolog; its protein translation is MASETAKHKRKRKEIESSHEICRLCMSTESLEDVFEVEGLRQWISDYLSILISSADKLSHTICTICRIQLAEFHQFRMRCEEVQATLLSMGSTEEGEGEEEEEEMAETPKVVSPPHCIVSRRRGDPIKGVLEMGDQYHCGTCWKVFDERRKIKDHMRTHGPKKYACEHCGKAYPLRRYLVVHMKCHSTQLEQESIDEKNQNVYDRQVIKVEPREEVDLPAESQSLKNGTDTEETIESADDRIEIEHVKLEKPSDDDDTETESAVSKNCGFEPYADERDLHSECHLDNVKTALAKSKDRIKTEMEEVCEDLKDDVNDSRVSVQQEKKTEYPQEEQLYRCDKCSKAFTTKQKIRDHLRLVHGEKKHKCSFCGKGFVLTSQLRLHERMHTRGNDRSKQCTCSICDKIFKSGKALWHHKSTEHSVQQYPCSDCRIQFVTRRQLEKHQLSQFHRMTLEMKEHIRSRDTQAVLEKLCLNSTKHSRKAQSRRDKLVNIEHLRTDKGVYQCDVCPKQFPERQQIKDHKRLVHGERKLACDICDKRYVIPSQLWKHVRTHNKGYMCEVCKKSFHHERTLWSHKRGQHNLKE